The Megalops cyprinoides isolate fMegCyp1 chromosome 11, fMegCyp1.pri, whole genome shotgun sequence genomic sequence TTATATATCTGTTTACAAATTTACTAACACATGTTTAGTACAAATTCTGCTATAAATCTATAATAAACCTAAACATTTGATTCTGAGGGAACAGAGGCTGTGCATTCAAAATATATGCACAGTTCATGTTAAACAGAGACAACAGTATTGTGCATTATGAAGATTTCCAGCAGAATACTATACCTGAACAAGACAAGATGTATCTAAAACAATATAAACTACTCCTGTTTGTGAAAAGTCTGTTGACTATATGTAACCCACATTTAAATGACGCATATATAAATCCTGTCAATGGCATTAAGTAATGTTATTCCAGTTCATACAATCCATCCTAACATTATCAAggatatttttgtgtgtattcaCTTTGATCTACCTCAGAGTGGATTAAGGCCATGCAATTTGCCCAGGACTCTATTCTGTGCCCTGCCTCTAGGAGTGCGTCATGGCCTCGAACTCATCAATCCTCTGCCTGGTGTTACCTTTGCGGATGGTTCGGTACGAGACGGTGTTGTACTTCGAAGGGGCGTTTCGACCAACGGGCTTCTTCCGAGAGCCGCTGTGGGGCACCTCTGTGGAGGACTGGGAGCTGGAGCAAGGACTCAGGCCCAAAGAAGGCAGGGTCCCCTGGGGACTGTTCTCCTCCTGCCCCCCATCCATTTTACTcagctccttctcctcttcattctcctcctcttcctcagcctcATTCTGACTTTCGCTCAGGTCTTCCTGCCCAGACCCCTCCCCTGCAGGCTCCCCTGCCTCATCTGTCTGGCCCGCCTCTTCCGTAAGCACAGGTTCAGGCGTCACATCAGACGTTGCTTCCTCCGCTGTCTGCTCTGGTGATGTCACCATCTCCTCCTGTTCAGACCCTGGGGTGGACAAGAGGgcatttgtcatttctgtctctttctggaATGTTATAattgaaggaaagaaaaaactggAGCTCTGATGTACtaacacaaagagaaagaggtCAAAATAGTCTAGCTGCTAACTAGTTTGTGTTATATTAAATAAACTGAATCTGATGaactgtttgtttctgtttcctaactataaatacacataaaaattcATGATTTCAGAAATGGTTTCTCAGGATTGTTTTCTAgttgctgttcagtttttgtTGTGCAAAATTATGTTCACTCATGCTTATACTTTTACACTTACACTATTATGCTTTAAAGGGAACGTTGATTGGCTTCGCCTGGTCACATTTTATAGCAAGAAGCATTAATGcaagctctgtgtttgtgtgatggaAATATGATGCCTCTATTTTGTGCCACTTCCTTCCATGATTGAAGTAACGCAACATGTCAGACTCCATTCTACTTTATctcaaacattaaataaaccACCAATAAATGGTCTCTAATGGTGGAGAGCAATTTTTCCTCATAGCTATTCCTGTGTTACTACTTAAATCTTTTCTGTGCTAGACTCCTTATGGGTATCTCTCTGGAGACTAGGTAGACTTAACAGATGTCATGTACTGCACTTTAAATTACACAAAGAGCATATAAGAGAGGCACATAACAGACACTGGCTGGAATCATTCATAGGAATAAATCACAGCTAGGTGCTACCTCTAATCTTTCTGTGCCTTGTGCAACTTTGAATTGTACATGCAGGCACTTTTTACCTAGCTGTTCTTTGAgacacccccccaaaaaacacagtgagaagAACAAGAGCTCCTTACCTTCCATTGTGTGGATCTctggctctggctgtgtgtggggtTCTGTTGGGTTCTCATCTGGAACAGCACTGAGTGGTTCTTCTGAGGTCTCCACCGCCTGTTCTACTGGATCTTGGGCTGAGTTTTCAGGAGCCTCAGTCAGGGGATCAGATTGAGGTTGGGAGTTTTCCTCATCTGGGGGTGTGTTGATGTCCTCCGAGGGCACAATCTCATTCTCATCTGCCACCGCAGTGACATCAACATCCTCTCCATCAACACCACTGTCCGTCTCCAGCTGTGCAGGGTTCAGGTCACCGGCAGCCGACGTAGCACCTTCCTCAAGGCCTACATCTTCAGCCTGCTCTTCGGCTGACCCCCCTGCAGGTTCCCAGAGGGGCTCAGGTGCACCACTGTCCTCTACCGAAACGCTGCGGGTGAGCCACACATCTCCGCCGCAGTGAAAAACGCTGTCTCCCTCCAGAGCCGCAACGGCCGCCTCCACCGCATCCTGCAGAGTCTGGATGTGCCCTATCCCACCAATGATCTCCACCACGCGAGACGCCATGGAACTCCTCTCCAGGTCAAACAGGGTGCCATCTCCCCTTTCAGCCATTTTTGTGGcactcaacaaaacaaaatggtagAACACAGCTGCCTCCCTGTATCTTCCCACTCAGTTGCttaactctgtgtgtgagaaccACCTTGCTCTTTCCACGCTGTTTGCTCCAAGCCCTGGTCTGATTGGCACAAAACTGAGTTAATGTTACCCTAGCCTGACAGAACGGCCTTCCAGTCCCGCTAGCTAACCAAAAGGAAACTTTTCATTGGTTGAGATGGCCCCACTGGATAGGAAGAAGGCGTCATCTTgcatattaataaatgaaaacgGTGAGACGGGCATATTTTTTGCACTTATATGCAATGTAAGTCTTTAAGCATGTTGGGccaatgaaaaacagtttttgtgtgcgtgtgttataAGTGGCCCATTGTACATTAGCTTCATAGAATGAAGTGATTGTCCCGGTGCCTTAATCCGTCCTGAGTGACCACCTTCTCCCCCTCCACATTCTGCGGCTAGATTAACATTCTCCTACAGGTTTACTGGTCACGTTTGCATAAAGCACCATAAGCCAGAATGCTTAGAATGAACTCCACTGCAGTTTTCCTTATAGACACGTTACATATACAGATGAACTGCTAGTGTACTGGCAGCATGCCCTCCTAAGGACTTAAGGGTTTCCTAGGATGTTGAGTAATGTAAACATGTGAACAGCTGTAAAACACAATGTTACTGGTTACATaagtcaggttttttttttttttctattctccTTTTGCCTGGA encodes the following:
- the LOC118785389 gene encoding sarcalumenin-like, giving the protein MAERGDGTLFDLERSSMASRVVEIIGGIGHIQTLQDAVEAAVAALEGDSVFHCGGDVWLTRSVSVEDSGAPEPLWEPAGGSAEEQAEDVGLEEGATSAAGDLNPAQLETDSGVDGEDVDVTAVADENEIVPSEDINTPPDEENSQPQSDPLTEAPENSAQDPVEQAVETSEEPLSAVPDENPTEPHTQPEPEIHTMEGSEQEEMVTSPEQTAEEATSDVTPEPVLTEEAGQTDEAGEPAGEGSGQEDLSESQNEAEEEEENEEEKELSKMDGGQEENSPQGTLPSLGLSPCSSSQSSTEVPHSGSRKKPVGRNAPSKYNTVSYRTIRKGNTRQRIDEFEAMTHS